In the Carassius auratus strain Wakin chromosome 50, ASM336829v1, whole genome shotgun sequence genome, one interval contains:
- the LOC113067055 gene encoding UPF0583 protein C15orf59 homolog: protein MFHGTVLGPLEPSQSPDRRAEIRRHIKMVMEQLEEVLAELKNVAKELREVVAQIDKLTSDIDLDSDDDLTLVCCNEDRGDLLHNETLSDNHLLHIPLLDTVCNPTTAKKQELYRRSCGDLPALNGPLKATNSPKASWLFGSGGRLHYYDKTLYHALCCDDDDCNEDRGGMRSSRLSSTDSVFSSSPPRFLTPRCNRKTYSSPDSKKIALRSCSTQTVSDKSTQTHLPYIPAKQRASSDYKN, encoded by the exons ATGTTTCACGGCACTGTGCTAGGACCACTTGAACCGAGCCAGAGCCCTGACCGGAGAGCAGAGATCCGAAGGCACATTAAGATGGTCATGGAACAGCTGGAGGAAGTTCTTGCTGAGCTCAAGAACGTGGCAAAAGAGCTCCGGGAG GTTGTTGCACAGATTGACAAGTTAACATCAGATATTGACCTCGACTCAGACGATGACCTGACACTAGTGTGTTGCAACGAGGACCGTGGTGACCTCTTGCACAATGAGACATTATCCGACAACCACTTACTACACATCCCTCTGCTAGACACGGTGTGTAACCCAACCACAGCCAAGAAACAAGAGCTCTACCGCAGGAGCTGTGGAGACTTGCCTGCCCTCAATGGACCATTAAAGGCCACAAATAGCCCTAAAGCCTCCTGGCTCTTTGGATCTGGAGGACGGCTCCATTACTATGACAAGACGCTATATCACGCGTTGTGCTGTGACGATGATGATTGCAACGAAGATCGAGGGGGAATGAGATCATCAAGGCTGTCGTCCACCGATTCTGTGTTTTCATCTTCACCTCCGAGGTTTCTGACGCCCAGATGTAATCGTAAAACTTACTCCAGCCCGGACTCGAAGAAAATAGCTCTCCGTAGCTGCAGTACGCAAACTGTTTCCgataaaagcacacaaacacacctccCATACATTCCAGCCAAACAAAGAGCTTCAAGTGACTACAAGAACTGA